The proteins below come from a single Eucalyptus grandis isolate ANBG69807.140 chromosome 3, ASM1654582v1, whole genome shotgun sequence genomic window:
- the LOC104437785 gene encoding lachrymatory-factor synthase-like, with the protein MAEETQPKWEGKAIAELKGPTPDQAWPFLEDFCNLHKLLPSVDTCHRVEGVPGQPGLIRHCTFASPDGDSDPSKLKWANERLLMMDRSDRCFSYEVLDNNMGLKSYVSTVRVMPVNDGDGKMVGCMIEWSFVSDPVEGWGPQDLSSYVDFCLQSMAKKIESAIQEVRG; encoded by the coding sequence atggcAGAAGAAACCCAACCAAAATGGGAAGGCAAGGCCATTGCTGAGCTGAAAGGGCCAACACCGGACCAAGCGTGGCCATTCttggaggacttttgcaaccttcACAAGTTGCTTCCCTCCGTCGACACGTGCCACCGAGTAGAGGGCGTCCCAGGCCAGCCCGGCCTCATCCGGCACTGCACCTTCGCCTCCCCCGATGGTGACTCGGACCCGTCGAAGCTGAAGTGGGCCAATGAGCGTCTCCTCATGATGGACCGTAGTGACAGGTGCTTCAGCTATGAGGTCTTGGATAACAATATGGGGCTCAAGTCCTATGTTTCCACAGTGCGAGTGATGCCCGTGAATGACGGGGATGGTAAGATGGTTGGGTGCATGATTGAGTGGTCTTTTGTGTCTGATCCAGTTGAAGGTTGGGGGCCCCAAGATTTGAGCTCTTACGTTGATTTTTGCCTCCAATCTATGGCCAAGAAGATCGAAAGTGCAATTCAAGAAGTTAGAGGATGA